GCTGATGCGGTAGCTGCCCGTAGCCCGCTCCTCCAGCCGCACGCCCGGCAGCGTATTTACCGCCGAGGCCAGCGAGTTCTCATTAAACCGCTGAATAATCGTCTGGTCGAGCACGCCCACCGCCGCGGCCGTGCGGCGCAGCGGCAGCCGCTCGCCGTAGCCCACCACGGTAGCTGTGGGCAAGGCGCGGGCATGGAGCGTGTCAGCAGGACTCGGGGCCTGCTGCGCCGCCAAGCGCAGGGCCGACAGCGTGAGCAGGAGTAGCAAAAAGTAGCGTGACAGCATGTAAGCGTAATGAGTTTGCTACGCCAAACGGTTAAGGTGGGGTAGGTGTTTGGGCCTAGTCTAGCAAATGCGCCTAGGTTCGACCCGCCAGTTACTTGGGAAAAGTCGCCTGCATACTGATTAGATTAGTGGTGAACTTATCGCCCTTCGTCGCCCATTTTTTAATTTCCTTAGCCCAATAGTCAAAATTGCTTCTATCTTTTGTGCGGTAGTAATGCCCTGTTATGTTAAAGGCAATCTCGCTTTTTATTGCCTTGTCAGTGCATAGTGAAATGCTTTTTTTATAAGTGGTTACGGCATCTTCAAGCTGCCCCAGTTGCAGTTGCGCATAAGAGAGTTCTTTGTAAGTGTAGCAGTTATCAGGTGTGGTTTCGAGGCCATTTAATGCTACCGCAATAGCCTTGTCATACTGTTGCAAAACGTTGTAGGTGTACGCCAGCTCGGGCGCAAGGCCCCTGAATTTAGGGTCAAGTTGCTGTGCACGTTGTAGATAAGTAAGCGCTTTAGCCGATTCATTCCAGGAATTATATAGAAAGCCCCAGCGGAACAGGTGCTTGACGGACACCGTGTCCGTCTTATAAAAATGTAGCCAGTCTGGTGTCGCGTTGATTTTTAATGAAGCAAACGCGACCGGAGGAAGCAAGGCTACGCGCACCTGATTGGGCAGAAGACGGACCTTCATGTTGATGCTGTCAAGTCCTTGGGGTATGCGTACATAGCTGCCGTCTTTAGCAATAGTGAATTTCCCCCCGACCTGATGCGTAAGACCTGCCTGCTCGTCGATATAGATAAAGCCGTAGTGGTAAGTGCCGTCCTTGTCGGGGCGAAAAACTACCCATTTGTCTTCGCATTCAACAAACCGTTTATCAAACTTCAACATGGTTTGGGCGTGTGAGCCCATCACAATCAATAAGAAGAAGAGTATCAGGTACTTCGTTAGCATGATAGTGGGGGAAGGGGGAGTCAGATTGGCAGGTAGCAAACATAAGATACCGGCACCCCGCTGCTTAAATACTGGCCAGAATAAGTAGACGCGTTCATCAGCTTAAAAGTAGCGCAGTAGGAAAAATAGTGCCGCATCGTTGCGCAGCATTTACCAGTGCCCAGCAAAAGTAGCGGCCAGCTGCCAGCAGGCTTTTACTACCCACGGCCCAAAATCCCCACAGAATCGGCCGGTACTTTTGCGCTTTATTCAGAGGTTGCTATCCATGTTGTTTATTACCAAAAGCACCGCGCCGCTACCCCTGCTGGCGCTGCTGAGCGTGCCCGCGCTGGCCCAAACGAGCGCCGTGCGCGGTACCCTGCTCGACGCTACCACCGGCCAGCCCATTCCCTTCGCCTCCGTGGTGCTGCTGCGCCTACCCGATTCCACGGCCGTGACCGATGCGCAGACCACCGAAGCCGGGGTTTTTGCGCTCGAAAAGCTGCGGCTCGGCGCCTACGTGCTGCGGGCCAACGTGCTGGGCTACCGCGTGGGCCAGCGCGAAGTGAGCCTCACCAGCGCCGCGCCGGCGGCGCAGCTTGGCAGCCTGCGCCTGCGCCCGGCCGCCACCCGGCTCACCGAAGTGGTGGTGACGGCCGAGCGGCCCCCCGTGAGCACCGGCCTCGACAAGCGGG
The genomic region above belongs to Hymenobacter psoromatis and contains:
- a CDS encoding tetratricopeptide repeat protein; the encoded protein is MLTKYLILFFLLIVMGSHAQTMLKFDKRFVECEDKWVVFRPDKDGTYHYGFIYIDEQAGLTHQVGGKFTIAKDGSYVRIPQGLDSINMKVRLLPNQVRVALLPPVAFASLKINATPDWLHFYKTDTVSVKHLFRWGFLYNSWNESAKALTYLQRAQQLDPKFRGLAPELAYTYNVLQQYDKAIAVALNGLETTPDNCYTYKELSYAQLQLGQLEDAVTTYKKSISLCTDKAIKSEIAFNITGHYYRTKDRSNFDYWAKEIKKWATKGDKFTTNLISMQATFPK